CAAGGGCCTGGAAGGCGGCGCTGACGGGATCGGCATCGGCATAGTGACCGAGATTGCGTGCCATCTCCGCGGCCATCACCGTCGCCAGCCAGCCTGCCCCCCGGCCGAACACCTCCGGCAGTTCGGCGGCTGTGCCATGCACACCCAGGACCTCGAGCAGCTCGGCAAAGCCATCCCGGGTATCCGCATCAGTGCGATCCCAGAAAGGCGTCTCGACCATGGCAAGGTCAGGCGCCAGCGGCGGCTCCGAGAGCGTCGTTGTGAGTAATGGCCCGGGGTTCAGGCGATAATCCGGGTCGCGATCATCCGGGCCCATCAACTCGCCAGCGAGGGCAACGTCTTCGACGCGGCGGGCAAAGAAACCAACCTGATCCAGACTCGGCGCCGCACGCAGAATCCCGGTCCGCGGCACCGTACCGTAGCTGGGTTTATAGCCGACCACGCCGCAGAAAGACGCAGGCCGAATCACCGAGCCGTTGGTCTGCGTACCCACCGCGAACGGCACCATGCCGGCAGCCACCGCTGCCGCCGAGCCACTCGACGAGCCGCCCGGGGTGCGCTCGGGGTCATGCGGATTCCGGGTAGCCCCCGGATGGAAGTAGGCGAGCTCCGTGGTGACCGTCTTGCCGACGATAACCGCACCGGCGTCGCGCAGGCGTCGGACGATGCTGGCATCTTCCGTCGGCCGGTTATCCGCGTCTCGGGGTATCCCGTTGCCGGTCGCGAACCCCTGGACATCGATAATGTCCTTTAACCCGACCGGTATGCCATGCATCGCCGACAATGGCAGCCCGTCAGCACGCCGTCGATCACGCGCACGAGCCTCGAAAACGGCCCGACGCCGGTCGGTCTGGGCCCACGCATGGATTTGCGGATCGACCGCTTCGATCCGGTCAAGGCACGCCTCGGTAAGCGCCTGCGCAGAAAGCGCCCCCTCGCTCATCAATTCGAGCGCCTCACTGGCCGACAGATCGGCGGGTTCTCCCATCGCGATACGTTTAGCCATAGATCGTATCCGGTAGCCAGTAGACAAGCTGCGGGAAGTTGTAGAGCAACACCATTGCCACCAGCACGAATAGCAGAAATGGCATACAGCCTTTAAATATCTGCACTAATTGCACCGATGGCGGTGCGATCCCCTTCAGATAATAGGCTGACATCGCCATTGGTGGCGTGAGGAACGACGTTTGGAGATTGAGCGCCACCAGGATGCCGAAAAACAGCGGATCAACACCGAAAATCTCCAGCAGCGGCAGAAAGATAGGCACGAAGATGATAATGATCTCCGACCACTCCAACGGCCAGCCGAGCAGGAAGATGATGAGCTGCGCCAGGATCAGGAAGGTTAGCGTGTTCAGATTAAGCCCGGTGACGAACTCGGTGATCAGCTGCTCG
The Spiribacter vilamensis DNA segment above includes these coding regions:
- a CDS encoding amidase codes for the protein MAKRIAMGEPADLSASEALELMSEGALSAQALTEACLDRIEAVDPQIHAWAQTDRRRAVFEARARDRRRADGLPLSAMHGIPVGLKDIIDVQGFATGNGIPRDADNRPTEDASIVRRLRDAGAVIVGKTVTTELAYFHPGATRNPHDPERTPGGSSSGSAAAVAAGMVPFAVGTQTNGSVIRPASFCGVVGYKPSYGTVPRTGILRAAPSLDQVGFFARRVEDVALAGELMGPDDRDPDYRLNPGPLLTTTLSEPPLAPDLAMVETPFWDRTDADTRDGFAELLEVLGVHGTAAELPEVFGRGAGWLATVMAAEMARNLGHYADADPVSAAFQALVEQGRSIHAVDYLAARDMQAIMRDSLEPLFERFDAILTPAAPGEAPRDLNSTGDPIFSTLWTFCGLPAVTLPLLAGENGLPIGVQLIGPYGQDAKLLRTARWLTRLCASKVEESG